In Picosynechococcus sp. PCC 7002, the following are encoded in one genomic region:
- a CDS encoding TolC family protein has product MFAFRDFLTFSTGGLVVLSGGGVAIAQTTPPQIATPEPFIGQTPQAPLPPLAAPSVESLDTAAFLPSLGGLSQPTTLAALPLPSPELNLSPTAHLGTIQAPSPLLAQVDTTATPSPTTAIDVTLPTAETNQTIPLVQPLPPDRVINEDLNQLLEPIDNPAVTVPQEATAVTTDNVVDLTLEETIRLALERNETLQEARLNYDRSEELVREAIAAEYPNLSNQVDITRTDSANGELQARRLGGDNNATTAINGRLEVSYDIYTGGRRSAQIEAAQTQLQIAELDIERLTEETRLAAAVNYYNLQSADAQVVIEQSSVFDATQSLRDATLLEQAGLGTKFDVLRAEVELASAQQRLTRAEATQRTARRQLAQLLSLEPTIDPRTADEINLAGRWEISLEETIVLALQNRQELRQQLLQREVDGYQERIALAAVRPLVSVFANYDVLEVFDDSLGPADGLTVGARMRWNFFDGGAAAARANQEQVDQAIAENRFANQRNQIRLAVETAYYDFEASEQNITTAAAAVTLAEESLRLARLRFNAGVGTQTDVISAQTGLNTARGNYLQAVTDYNRAFAQLKREVGLGDAVIAPAAP; this is encoded by the coding sequence ATGTTCGCTTTTCGAGATTTTCTTACTTTCAGTACCGGTGGCCTTGTGGTTCTCTCTGGTGGTGGGGTGGCGATCGCCCAAACAACCCCGCCGCAAATCGCTACTCCAGAACCTTTCATCGGCCAGACCCCCCAGGCGCCATTGCCACCATTGGCCGCTCCTAGCGTTGAATCCCTCGATACAGCAGCCTTTTTACCGAGTCTCGGTGGTCTCAGCCAACCCACAACCCTGGCCGCTTTACCTCTACCTTCCCCAGAGCTCAATTTATCCCCGACTGCCCACCTCGGCACAATTCAAGCTCCCTCGCCGCTCCTTGCCCAGGTAGATACAACGGCGACCCCCTCCCCAACAACCGCCATTGATGTGACCCTGCCCACCGCAGAGACAAACCAGACGATTCCCCTTGTGCAACCCTTACCGCCGGATCGGGTGATTAATGAAGATCTAAATCAGCTCCTAGAGCCCATCGATAATCCGGCAGTGACAGTCCCCCAGGAGGCCACGGCGGTGACGACTGACAATGTTGTTGACCTCACCCTAGAAGAAACGATTCGTCTGGCCCTAGAGCGCAATGAAACGCTCCAGGAAGCCCGTCTGAACTACGACCGATCAGAGGAACTGGTGCGAGAGGCGATCGCCGCCGAATACCCAAATCTCAGCAACCAGGTTGACATTACCCGCACCGATAGCGCCAACGGAGAACTCCAGGCCCGACGGCTGGGGGGAGACAACAATGCCACCACAGCGATCAATGGTCGTCTCGAAGTCAGCTATGACATCTATACCGGGGGGCGTCGCTCTGCCCAAATTGAAGCAGCCCAGACCCAATTGCAAATTGCTGAACTAGACATCGAGCGCCTCACCGAAGAAACTCGTCTAGCCGCTGCGGTGAACTATTACAATCTCCAGAGTGCCGACGCCCAGGTGGTTATCGAGCAAAGTTCGGTGTTTGATGCCACCCAGAGTTTACGGGATGCCACCCTACTAGAACAGGCAGGCTTGGGCACAAAATTTGATGTGTTGCGGGCCGAGGTCGAACTCGCTAGTGCCCAACAGCGGCTCACCAGGGCTGAAGCCACCCAAAGAACCGCCCGGCGTCAACTGGCTCAACTGCTGAGTTTGGAACCGACCATCGATCCCCGCACCGCCGATGAGATTAACCTCGCTGGAAGATGGGAAATTTCTTTAGAAGAAACCATTGTCCTGGCATTGCAAAACCGCCAAGAATTGCGCCAGCAGCTCCTCCAGCGGGAAGTTGATGGTTACCAGGAACGGATTGCATTGGCTGCCGTTCGACCTTTAGTCAGCGTTTTTGCGAATTATGATGTCTTGGAAGTGTTTGATGATAGCCTTGGCCCCGCCGATGGGTTAACGGTTGGGGCCCGGATGCGTTGGAATTTCTTTGATGGGGGTGCAGCGGCCGCCCGGGCAAATCAAGAGCAAGTTGATCAGGCGATCGCCGAAAATCGTTTTGCTAACCAAAGAAACCAAATTCGCCTGGCGGTGGAAACGGCCTACTATGACTTTGAAGCCAGCGAACAAAACATCACGACGGCAGCCGCCGCAGTCACTTTAGCAGAAGAAAGTTTACGCCTGGCTCGTCTGCGCTTTAATGCAGGGGTCGGCACCCAAACCGATGTAATCTCTGCCCAAACGGGTCTGAATACGGCCCGGGGGAACTATCTTCAGGCAGTCACCGATTACAATCGTGCCTTTGCCCAACTGAAACGGGAAGTCGGTTTAGGGGATGCGGTGATTGCCCCGGCGGCTCCCTAG
- a CDS encoding VOC family protein, with product MGDRLLFHLAIPITDPVVAKKFYADALGCTVGRENSGAVIFNFFGHQLVAHVTKEPLRPQKSVYPRHFGLNFLDEQDWQQVLNRAENYQLPFRDRPRLRFPGKLTEHRTFFLEDPFFNLLEFKWYRHPEAIFGGREITEIGDRSETH from the coding sequence ATGGGCGATCGCCTCCTGTTTCACCTTGCAATTCCGATTACTGACCCAGTTGTCGCCAAAAAATTCTATGCCGATGCCCTCGGTTGCACGGTGGGACGAGAAAATAGCGGGGCGGTGATTTTTAACTTCTTTGGTCATCAACTGGTGGCCCATGTCACCAAGGAACCCCTCCGCCCCCAAAAGAGCGTTTATCCGCGCCATTTTGGTCTAAATTTTCTCGATGAACAGGATTGGCAACAGGTCTTAAATCGGGCAGAAAACTATCAACTCCCCTTCCGCGATCGCCCCCGCCTCCGGTTTCCAGGAAAATTAACGGAACATCGTACTTTTTTCCTCGAAGATCCGTTTTTTAATCTATTGGAATTTAAATGGTATCGCCATCCAGAGGCAATTTTTGGCGGTCGAGAAATCACCGAAATTGGCGATCGCTCCGAAACTCACTAG